Proteins encoded by one window of Hafnia alvei:
- a CDS encoding penicillin-binding protein activator: MLSSLIVRTKSGRIIPVVLAAMLMAACSGQAPQTPAANIQAEASASSEYYLQQMQQSSDDNKADWQLLAIRSLIREGKLPQAAELLGKLPQELTDVQRQEQQLVSAELSIAQKNMPNASAILAKLNVDSLSNSQKARYYQAVIDASQGKASLPVIRAYIAQEPLLNDKHRLQNINGTWAALTQLTQADLNSLVINADENILQGWLDLLRLYQDNKQDPSLLKAAIKDWQTRYPNNPASKVLPTALDNVLNFKQASTSSVALLLPLNGQAQVFANAIQAGFNAAKNGVITQSAPSQSQPQPAAAPDDANAAQPTSTDPNANGAVSTSGAAPVAEAAPAAAQTDADGMPVAPIVPPSASNAQIKVYDTSSQPLPALLAQAKQDGATLVVGPLLKENVDQLSAGSTPLNVLALNQPEQVQNNPNICYFALSPENEARDAAKHIWEQGKRTPLILTPRGSLGDRVAKAFAQEWQQLGGSTVLQQGFGSTGELRQSINGGTGIRMTGQPVMVASASQPQSVTIAGLTIPAPPADAGAVSTSSGKVDAVYIIATPAELTLIKPMIDLANGSHSGLGLYASSRSYQAGSGPDFRLEMDGLQFSDIPLLAGSNPALLQQAAAQFKNDYSLVRLYAMGADAWVLANHFSQMRQIGGFQLNGSTGVLSADSNCVINRKLPWLQYRAGSIVPMQ, encoded by the coding sequence ATGCTTTCCTCACTCATTGTCCGCACCAAGTCCGGACGCATTATCCCCGTAGTTCTCGCCGCTATGTTAATGGCTGCGTGCTCGGGACAAGCTCCACAGACGCCTGCGGCAAATATTCAGGCTGAAGCATCGGCTTCATCCGAATACTATCTGCAACAAATGCAGCAGAGCAGCGATGATAACAAGGCTGACTGGCAATTACTCGCCATTCGTTCCCTGATCCGCGAAGGAAAGCTCCCACAAGCGGCGGAATTGCTGGGCAAACTACCGCAAGAGCTAACTGATGTCCAACGTCAGGAACAGCAGTTAGTTAGCGCTGAGCTCAGCATCGCGCAAAAAAACATGCCTAACGCTTCAGCGATTTTAGCCAAGTTAAACGTCGACTCGCTTTCAAATAGCCAGAAAGCCCGCTACTACCAAGCGGTTATCGACGCCAGCCAAGGCAAAGCCTCACTGCCGGTTATTCGCGCCTATATTGCTCAAGAACCTTTGCTCAATGACAAACATCGTCTGCAAAATATCAATGGCACTTGGGCTGCATTAACTCAGCTAACGCAGGCCGATCTGAATAGTCTGGTGATTAACGCCGACGAAAATATTCTGCAAGGCTGGCTGGATTTGCTGCGTCTGTATCAAGACAACAAACAAGATCCAAGCCTGCTGAAAGCCGCGATCAAAGATTGGCAAACTCGCTATCCAAACAATCCGGCCTCCAAAGTCTTACCAACCGCGCTGGATAACGTGCTGAATTTCAAACAGGCATCAACCTCAAGCGTTGCCCTATTGTTACCGCTAAACGGTCAGGCACAGGTTTTCGCTAACGCGATCCAAGCAGGTTTTAACGCCGCTAAAAATGGCGTTATCACCCAAAGCGCGCCAAGTCAGAGTCAGCCACAGCCAGCGGCAGCCCCAGACGATGCCAACGCCGCCCAGCCAACCAGCACCGATCCTAATGCTAACGGCGCAGTTAGCACCAGTGGAGCAGCGCCCGTTGCAGAAGCTGCACCAGCAGCCGCGCAAACCGACGCTGACGGCATGCCTGTTGCCCCGATCGTGCCGCCGTCTGCCAGCAATGCGCAGATTAAAGTGTATGACACCAGCTCTCAGCCACTACCCGCCCTGCTCGCTCAGGCTAAGCAAGACGGTGCGACGTTAGTCGTTGGCCCACTGCTGAAAGAAAACGTGGATCAGCTCTCCGCTGGCAGTACGCCGTTAAATGTACTGGCGCTGAATCAGCCAGAACAGGTGCAAAACAATCCCAATATCTGCTACTTCGCGCTGTCTCCAGAAAATGAAGCACGCGACGCGGCTAAACATATTTGGGAGCAAGGCAAACGTACTCCGCTCATTTTGACCCCACGTGGCTCATTAGGCGATCGCGTAGCGAAAGCCTTTGCGCAGGAATGGCAGCAACTGGGTGGTTCAACCGTGTTACAACAAGGCTTTGGCTCAACGGGTGAACTGCGTCAGTCAATTAACGGCGGCACAGGCATTCGCATGACTGGGCAGCCCGTGATGGTGGCCTCAGCCTCACAGCCTCAATCCGTGACCATCGCGGGTTTAACTATCCCTGCGCCCCCGGCTGATGCGGGTGCCGTTTCTACCTCCAGCGGTAAAGTCGATGCGGTATACATTATCGCCACGCCTGCAGAACTAACGTTAATTAAGCCGATGATTGATCTGGCTAACGGTTCGCATAGCGGATTAGGCCTGTACGCGAGCTCACGCAGCTACCAAGCAGGTTCTGGCCCTGATTTCCGTTTAGAAATGGACGGATTGCAGTTCAGCGATATTCCATTGCTGGCGGGAAGCAACCCAGCGTTGTTGCAGCAAGCCGCTGCTCAGTTCAAAAATGACTACTCTCTGGTTCGCCTGTATGCCATGGGTGCCGATGCTTGGGTGCTGGCAAATCACTTCTCGCAGATGCGCCAGATTGGTGGTTTCCAATTGAATGGCTCCACCGGTGTTCTCAGTGCAGACAGCAACTGCGTCATCAACAGGAAGTTGCCATGGCTCCAGTACCGTGCAGGAAGCATAGTGCCGATGCAATAA
- the mtgA gene encoding monofunctional biosynthetic peptidoglycan transglycosylase, protein MRLRFWAVRAVLAVVGVWAAGIVIFAFLPVPFSAVMVERQLGAWLSGDFGYVAHQDWVPMDEISPYMALAVIAAEDQKFPQHWGFDLGAIESVIDGGDKGDKPVRGASTISQQTSKNLFLWDGRSWVRKGLEAGLTLGTEVVWTKRRILTVYLNIVEFGPGVFGVEEAARRYFHKPASRLTASEAALLAAVLPNPHRFSAKAPSGYVLRRQQWILRQMRQLGGEGYLKQNKLY, encoded by the coding sequence ATGCGACTGCGCTTTTGGGCGGTCAGAGCAGTTCTCGCCGTGGTTGGTGTGTGGGCTGCGGGGATTGTTATCTTTGCTTTTTTGCCAGTTCCATTTTCCGCGGTGATGGTTGAGCGCCAGTTGGGCGCTTGGCTTAGCGGCGATTTCGGCTACGTTGCCCATCAAGATTGGGTGCCGATGGATGAAATTTCTCCCTATATGGCGTTAGCCGTGATTGCGGCTGAAGATCAAAAGTTTCCTCAACATTGGGGCTTTGATCTTGGCGCGATTGAATCTGTCATCGATGGCGGCGACAAAGGGGATAAGCCCGTGCGTGGCGCATCAACGATTTCCCAGCAAACGTCTAAGAATCTGTTTTTATGGGATGGCCGCAGTTGGGTACGTAAAGGATTAGAGGCTGGGCTGACACTGGGCACCGAAGTAGTGTGGACTAAGCGTCGCATATTAACTGTCTATTTGAATATTGTGGAGTTTGGCCCCGGCGTGTTTGGCGTTGAAGAAGCTGCCAGACGCTATTTCCATAAACCAGCCAGTCGCCTTACTGCATCTGAAGCCGCTCTTTTAGCCGCCGTATTGCCTAATCCGCATCGGTTTAGTGCCAAGGCACCTTCAGGCTATGTTTTACGACGCCAGCAGTGGATTTTACGCCAAATGAGACAGCTTGGTGGTGAAGGTTATCTGAAACAGAATAAGCTGTATTAG
- the rsmI gene encoding 16S rRNA (cytidine(1402)-2'-O)-methyltransferase produces MNQDDQAVISAATLYVVPTPIGNRGDITQRALDTLQAVDLIAAEDTRHTGLLLQHFAINARLFALHDHNEQQKADQLIAKLQEGQSIALVSDAGTPLINDPGYHLVRRCREVGIRVVPLPGACAAITALCASGIASDRFCYEGFLPAKTKSRKDTLQALLEEPRTLIFYESTHRLIDSLKDMVEVMGRDRYVVLARELTKTWENIHGAPVGELLDWVLEDDMRRRGEMVLIVEGHKADEDALPADALRTLALLQKELPLKKAAALAAEIHGVKKNALYKYALENAEGDK; encoded by the coding sequence ATGAATCAAGACGATCAAGCTGTAATTTCTGCTGCAACGCTGTATGTCGTTCCTACGCCAATCGGGAATCGCGGTGATATTACCCAGCGAGCGTTGGATACTTTGCAAGCGGTCGATTTGATAGCAGCAGAAGATACGCGACACACTGGCCTACTGCTACAGCATTTTGCTATTAATGCTCGACTATTCGCTTTGCACGACCATAACGAACAACAAAAAGCAGACCAGCTTATTGCAAAACTTCAAGAAGGTCAGAGCATTGCGTTGGTTTCTGATGCGGGCACGCCGCTGATTAACGATCCGGGCTATCACCTAGTTCGCCGCTGTCGGGAAGTGGGTATTCGCGTGGTTCCGCTGCCGGGCGCCTGTGCCGCAATTACCGCGTTGTGCGCGTCTGGCATTGCGTCCGACCGCTTCTGCTATGAAGGCTTTTTGCCTGCGAAAACAAAATCACGCAAAGACACGCTTCAGGCTTTGTTAGAAGAACCTCGCACGCTAATTTTTTATGAATCAACGCATCGCTTGATTGATAGCCTGAAAGATATGGTTGAAGTCATGGGGCGCGACCGCTACGTGGTGTTAGCGCGTGAGCTGACCAAAACGTGGGAAAACATTCACGGTGCGCCAGTCGGTGAGTTACTCGACTGGGTATTGGAAGATGATATGCGTCGCCGCGGTGAAATGGTGCTGATCGTCGAAGGCCATAAAGCCGATGAAGATGCATTACCAGCCGATGCGCTGCGTACATTAGCACTGCTGCAAAAAGAGCTGCCGTTGAAAAAAGCCGCCGCTTTAGCCGCCGAAATTCACGGTGTGAAGAAGAATGCGCTGTATAAATACGCGCTTGAGAATGCAGAGGGTGACAAATAG
- a CDS encoding TIGR01212 family radical SAM protein (This family includes YhcC from E. coli K-12, an uncharacterized radical SAM protein.) has translation MQLQQLVNMFGADLQRRYGEKIHKLTLHGGFNCPNRDGTLGRGGCTFCNVASFADEQMQRQSIAEQLAAQARKVNRANRYLAYFQAYTSTYAEVCTLKNMYEEALQQADMVGICVGTRPDCVPDSVLDLLSEYRDKGYEVWLELGLQSAQDKTLKRINRGHDFACYQKTTRAARERGLKVCSHLIVGLPGEAKDECMQTLDRVVETGVDGIKLHPLHIVTGSTMAKAWQAGRLRELPLEEYVNIAGEMIRHTPMDIVYHRISASARRPTLLAPLWCENRWTGMVELNRYMLEFGGQGSAL, from the coding sequence ATGCAGTTGCAGCAACTCGTGAATATGTTCGGTGCCGATCTTCAGCGCCGCTATGGTGAAAAAATTCATAAACTTACCCTTCATGGCGGTTTTAATTGCCCAAATCGTGACGGCACTTTAGGGCGCGGTGGCTGTACTTTTTGCAACGTTGCTTCATTTGCCGACGAACAAATGCAGCGCCAGAGTATTGCCGAGCAGCTTGCCGCGCAGGCACGCAAGGTAAACCGAGCGAATCGTTACTTGGCTTATTTTCAGGCCTATACGAGTACTTATGCAGAAGTCTGTACGTTGAAGAACATGTATGAAGAGGCATTGCAGCAGGCAGATATGGTTGGGATTTGCGTGGGCACTCGCCCAGACTGTGTGCCGGATAGCGTGCTGGATTTGCTGAGCGAGTACCGCGATAAAGGCTATGAGGTGTGGCTCGAGCTTGGCTTGCAGAGCGCACAGGATAAAACCCTAAAACGCATCAATCGCGGGCATGATTTTGCCTGTTATCAAAAAACCACGCGTGCAGCGCGTGAGCGTGGTTTGAAAGTGTGTAGCCATCTGATTGTTGGTTTGCCCGGCGAAGCGAAAGATGAATGTATGCAGACGCTGGATCGCGTAGTTGAAACCGGTGTGGACGGAATTAAGCTGCATCCGCTGCATATCGTTACCGGCAGCACCATGGCGAAGGCTTGGCAGGCGGGGCGCTTACGTGAACTCCCGCTGGAAGAGTATGTGAACATCGCGGGAGAAATGATCCGCCATACGCCGATGGATATCGTCTACCACCGCATTTCCGCCAGCGCCCGCCGGCCAACGTTGCTAGCACCGTTATGGTGCGAGAATCGCTGGACGGGAATGGTGGAGTTAAATCGCTATATGCTGGAGTTTGGGGGGCAGGGTTCAGCATTGTAA
- the dolP gene encoding division/outer membrane stress-associated lipid-binding lipoprotein produces MTKRSPFTRCFPIAFVVVSALLLQGCIAAAVVGSAAVATKTATDPRSVGTQVDDGTLEARVSNALGKDAQLKKEARIVATAYQGTVLLTGQAPTADLGARAKQIAMGVDGTTSVYNEIRTGKPVSLGTASSDTWITTKVRSQLLTSDAVKSSNVKVTTENGEVFLLGLVTQEEGQAAAKIASQVSGVKHVTTAFTVLK; encoded by the coding sequence ATGACTAAGCGTTCCCCGTTCACCCGCTGTTTTCCTATCGCATTTGTTGTAGTGAGTGCGCTATTGCTCCAGGGATGTATCGCCGCTGCCGTTGTTGGCAGTGCTGCCGTGGCCACGAAAACCGCCACCGATCCCCGCAGCGTAGGGACACAGGTTGATGATGGTACGCTCGAAGCTCGCGTATCAAATGCGCTAGGCAAAGATGCACAGCTGAAGAAAGAAGCGCGTATTGTTGCTACCGCCTATCAAGGCACCGTTCTCTTAACCGGTCAGGCACCAACGGCAGATCTCGGCGCTCGCGCCAAACAGATAGCCATGGGCGTTGACGGTACAACATCGGTCTACAACGAAATTCGTACCGGCAAACCGGTGAGCTTGGGGACAGCCTCAAGCGATACATGGATCACGACGAAGGTTCGCTCTCAGCTGTTAACCAGCGATGCGGTTAAATCCTCTAACGTCAAAGTAACGACGGAAAATGGTGAAGTGTTCCTGCTGGGCTTGGTCACGCAGGAAGAAGGCCAAGCAGCGGCGAAAATCGCCAGTCAGGTTAGCGGCGTTAAACATGTTACGACGGCATTTACCGTTTTGAAGTAA
- the elbB gene encoding isoprenoid biosynthesis glyoxalase ElbB gives MKKVGVVLSGCGVFDGAEIHESVLTLLALDRAGAQVHFFAPDKPQMHVINHLTGDESHESRNVLVESARIARGDIKPLSQANAEELDALIVPGGFGAAKNLSTFAVQGAECSVDADLQRLVQQLHQAGKPLGFMCIAPTMLPKLLGVHTRLTIGNDPDTAEAIDKMGGEHVVCPVDDIVVDLEQKVVTTPAYMLANSISEAAAGIDKLVARVLELTE, from the coding sequence ATGAAAAAAGTCGGTGTGGTTTTGAGTGGCTGTGGTGTTTTTGATGGTGCTGAAATTCATGAGTCGGTTTTAACTCTGCTAGCCTTGGATCGCGCAGGCGCTCAGGTTCACTTTTTTGCTCCGGATAAGCCTCAAATGCACGTGATTAATCATCTGACCGGTGATGAGAGCCACGAAAGTCGCAATGTGTTAGTGGAATCTGCGCGTATCGCACGAGGTGATATCAAACCGCTTTCCCAAGCTAACGCAGAAGAACTCGACGCGTTGATCGTTCCCGGTGGTTTCGGCGCGGCTAAAAATCTGAGTACGTTTGCCGTGCAGGGCGCTGAATGTTCCGTTGATGCCGATCTGCAACGGTTGGTCCAGCAGCTGCATCAGGCGGGTAAACCGCTGGGCTTTATGTGCATTGCACCAACCATGCTGCCTAAATTGTTAGGCGTGCATACGCGTTTAACGATTGGCAACGATCCTGATACCGCTGAGGCCATCGATAAGATGGGTGGTGAACACGTTGTTTGCCCGGTGGATGACATCGTGGTTGATTTAGAGCAGAAAGTTGTCACAACACCTGCCTATATGCTCGCAAACTCTATCAGCGAAGCGGCAGCAGGGATTGATAAACTGGTTGCGCGGGTACTGGAACTGACTGAATGA
- a CDS encoding YraN family protein, with protein MAPVPCRKHSADAISRKKVDRRQIGAQYEMIARQYLERAGLHFYAANVTLRGGELDLIMRDGETWVFVEVRYRRTSLYGDAAASVSYTKQRRLLHSAAIWLTERGGSFDTTDCRFDVLAITGSQLQWLPNAFAAAE; from the coding sequence ATGGCTCCAGTACCGTGCAGGAAGCATAGTGCCGATGCAATAAGTAGGAAAAAAGTAGACCGACGCCAAATTGGTGCGCAGTATGAAATGATTGCGCGCCAATACCTTGAACGTGCCGGACTTCATTTTTACGCCGCTAACGTCACGCTACGTGGCGGCGAGTTAGATCTTATTATGCGCGATGGCGAAACGTGGGTTTTCGTTGAAGTTCGTTATCGTCGCACCTCTCTTTATGGCGACGCGGCTGCGTCAGTCAGTTACACCAAGCAACGCCGGTTGTTGCACAGCGCAGCAATCTGGTTGACGGAACGCGGTGGCAGCTTCGACACCACGGATTGTCGCTTTGATGTTTTGGCAATCACCGGTAGCCAGTTACAATGGTTGCCAAACGCATTTGCAGCGGCCGAATAA
- the diaA gene encoding DnaA initiator-associating protein DiaA: MLERIKGCFTESIQTQIAAAEALPDAISRAAMTLVQSLLNGNKILCCGNGTSAANAQHFAASMINRYETERPSLPAIALNADNVVLTAIGNDRLHDEMYAKQVRALGHAGDVLLAISTRGNSRDIVKAVEAAVTRDMTIVALTGYDGGELAGLLGQQDVEIRIPSHRSARIQEMHMLTVNCLCDLIDNTLFPHQDD; encoded by the coding sequence GTGCTGGAAAGAATCAAAGGCTGTTTTACAGAAAGTATTCAAACTCAGATTGCTGCGGCTGAAGCCTTGCCTGACGCTATTTCGCGTGCAGCAATGACGCTGGTACAGTCATTACTGAACGGCAATAAAATACTCTGCTGTGGTAACGGCACCTCTGCCGCAAACGCCCAGCATTTTGCCGCCAGCATGATCAACCGTTACGAAACCGAGCGTCCAAGTTTACCGGCGATTGCACTAAATGCCGATAACGTGGTCTTAACTGCCATAGGCAACGATCGGCTGCATGATGAAATGTATGCCAAACAGGTTCGTGCACTCGGCCATGCAGGTGATGTGTTACTGGCAATTTCAACGCGCGGGAATAGCCGCGATATCGTGAAAGCCGTGGAAGCCGCGGTAACCCGCGATATGACGATTGTGGCACTGACAGGCTATGACGGCGGCGAACTGGCCGGTTTACTTGGCCAGCAGGATGTGGAAATCCGCATCCCTTCACACCGTAGCGCACGCATACAAGAAATGCATATGCTTACGGTTAACTGCCTTTGTGACTTAATTGATAATACGTTGTTCCCCCATCAGGATGATTGA